The proteins below come from a single Mus musculus strain C57BL/6J chromosome 5, GRCm38.p6 C57BL/6J genomic window:
- the Psmd9 gene encoding 26S proteasome non-ATPase regulatory subunit 9, protein MSGEDVPHRAESSEARAAAVSDIQDLMRRKEEIEAEIKANYDVLESQKGIGMNEPLVDCEGYPRADVDLYQVRTARHNIICLQNDHKALMKQVEEALHQLHARDKEKQARDMAEAREEAMNRRLASNSPVLPQAFARVNSISPGSPASIAGLQVDDEIVEFGSVNTQNFQSVQNVGTVVQHSEGKPLNVTVIRRGEKHQLRLIPTRWAGKGLLGCNIIPLQR, encoded by the exons ATGTCGGGTGAAGACGTTCCGCACCGGGCAGAGTCCTCCGAGGCCCGTGCGGCCGCGGTCAGCGACATCCAGGATCTGATGCGACGCAAGGAGGAGATCGAGGCGGAGATCAAGGCTAATTACGACGTCCTGGAGAGC CAAAAAGGAATTGGCATGAACGAACCGCTGGTGGACTGTGAGGGCTATCCCCGGGCGGATGTGGACTTGTACCAGGTCCGAACAGCAAGGCACAACATCATCT GTCTCCAGAATGATCACAAGGCACTGATGAAGCAAGTGGAGGAGGCCCTGCACCAGCTGCACGCTCGGGACAAAGAGAAGCAGGCTCGGGACATGGCTGAAGCCCGAGAAGAGGCCATGAAccgcaggctggcctccaacagcCCCGTCCTGCCCCAGGCCTTTGCCAGAGTGAACAGTATCAGCCCCGGTTCCCCAGCCAGTATTGCG GGCCTGCAAGTGGATGACGAAATTGTGGAGTTCGGCTCCGTGAACACCCAAAACTTCCAGTCAGTGCAGAACGTGGGCACTGTGGTGCAGCATAGCGAGGGG aagcccCTGAATGTGACGGTGATCCGCAGAGGAGAGAAGCACCAGCTCAGACTGATTCCAACCCGCTGGGCAGGAAAAGGACTGCTGGG CTGCAACATTATTCCTCTCCAGAGATGA